From Motacilla alba alba isolate MOTALB_02 chromosome 9, Motacilla_alba_V1.0_pri, whole genome shotgun sequence, a single genomic window includes:
- the PTX3 gene encoding pentraxin-related protein PTX3, giving the protein MLPRELLALLALLCAFRASGGSVVDEDDDYELMYVNLDNEIEGPAPATEEAASCDCQREHSKWDKLFIMLENSQMKENMMLQALDELPRLELQTLKAELSQLATTLAGTFATVTSHVVSQLEQVLLRSRDQAEEARRLQESERGKVLEHVLQLSHNVSARLGWLESAWQRRAEEQAQETALQQDKLDASRGDSLILSSLWKELQQTRAELRVSQQWAAQHLLPAGCETAILFPMRSRKIFGSVHPTSGMALSSFTACIWLKVTEALDKTIVFSYGTKFNPYEIQLYLSRASAVLAVGSAQHKLAASNVVVPGKWLHLCGSWSSENGSASLWAQGELAASAWDVAGAHTIPDGGILQLGQEKNGCCVGGGFDEALAFSGKLTGFNLWDRVLSAAEVTAQSTGDTCGSRGNVVGWGVTEVLPYGGAQYVS; this is encoded by the exons ATGCTGCCTCGagagctcctggccctgctcgCGCTGCTCTGCGCGTTCCGGGCTTCTGGCGGCTCTGTGGTGGATGAAGATGATGACTACGAGCTGATGTACGTGAACCTGGATAATGAAATCGAAGGGCCAGCCCCTGCGACTGAGGAAG CTGCTTCGTGCGACTGCCAGCGGGAGCACAGCAAGTGGGACAAGCTGTTCATCATGCTGGAGAACTCGCAGATGAAGGAGAACATGAtgctgcaggctctggatgagctccccaggctggagctgcagaccCTGAAGGCAGAACTGAGCCAGCTGGCCACCACCCTGGCGGGCACCTTCGCCACCGTCACCTCCCACGTggtgtcccagctggagcaggtgctgctgaggagcagggaccAGGCTGAGGAagccaggaggctgcaggagtcGGAGCGAGGGAAGGTTCTGGAGCACGTCCTGCAGCTGAGCCACAACGTGTCGGcgaggctgggctggctggagaGCGCCTGGCAGCGCAGGGCCgaggagcaggcacaggagacagctctgcagcaggacaaaCTGGAtgccagcagaggggacagcctCATCCTGAGCTCCCtgtggaaggagctgcagcagaccCGGGCTGAGCTGAGGGTGTCCCAGCAATGGGcagcccagcacctgctgccagcag GCTGTGAAACCGCAATTCTGTTCCCCATGCGCTCGAGGAAGATCTTTGGGAGCGTCCACCCCACTTCTGGAATGGCCCTGAGCTCCTTCACTGCCTGCATCTGGCTCAAGGTGACCGAGGCCCTGGACAAAACCATCGTCTTCTCCTACGGAACCAAGTTCAACCCCTACGAGATCCAGCTGTACCTGAGCCGGGCCTCGGCCGTGCTCGCTGTGGGCAGCGCCCAGCACAAGCTGGCTGCCAGCAACGTGGTTGTTCCTGGCAAGTGGCTCCACCTGTGCGGCTCCTGGAGCTCGGAGAACGGATCTGCATCCCTGTGGGCACAgggggagctggcagccagcgCCTGGGACGTGGCTGGGGCTCACACCATCCCTGACGGGGGCAtcctgcagctgggccaggagAAGAACGGCTGCTGCGTGGGAGGGGGGTTTGATGAAGCTCTGGCCTTCTCGGGGAAGCTGACTGGCTTTAACCTGTGGGACCGAGTGCTCAGCGCCGCCGAGGTGACGGCTCAGAGCACGGGGGACACCTGTGGCAGCCGGGGCAACGTGGTGGGCTGGGGGGTCACCGAGGTGCTGCCCTACGGAGGGGCCCAGTACGTGTCCTAA